The Sulfitobacter sp. SK011 genome has a window encoding:
- a CDS encoding DeoR/GlpR family DNA-binding transcription regulator, which yields MVSNFRQKEILELARKEGKVTVDGLAGLYDVTVQTIRRDLSDLADSGRLERVHGGAVVPSGVVNILYEERRRLNEAGKKAIGVKCAQAIPHGASVFMNIGTTTEAVARELLDHENLLVVTNNLNIANILAANHSCEIILAGGVLRRADGGIVGGLTVDMVKQFKFDYSVLGCSAIDVDGDLLDFDGQEVIVSNTAIQRSRKVMVVADHLKFERKAPLTICSLADVAVIFTDAKLPGELSARCDAWGTRVITA from the coding sequence ATGGTCTCGAATTTTAGACAGAAAGAGATACTCGAACTTGCGCGCAAGGAAGGTAAAGTCACGGTCGATGGTCTGGCCGGGCTATACGATGTCACTGTCCAGACGATCCGGCGCGATTTGTCCGATTTGGCGGATAGCGGTCGGCTTGAGCGTGTCCATGGCGGTGCCGTTGTCCCGTCGGGTGTGGTCAATATCCTCTATGAAGAACGCCGCCGGCTTAATGAGGCCGGCAAGAAGGCGATTGGTGTGAAATGCGCGCAGGCGATACCGCACGGTGCGTCGGTCTTTATGAACATCGGGACAACCACGGAAGCCGTCGCGCGCGAGCTCCTGGACCACGAGAACCTTCTAGTTGTGACCAACAACCTCAACATCGCAAACATTCTGGCCGCCAATCACAGCTGTGAAATCATTCTGGCGGGCGGTGTTCTGCGGCGCGCTGATGGGGGCATTGTCGGCGGGCTGACGGTGGACATGGTCAAGCAATTCAAATTCGACTACTCGGTCCTTGGCTGTTCGGCCATTGATGTGGATGGTGACCTGCTTGATTTTGACGGGCAGGAAGTGATTGTCAGCAACACGGCGATTCAACGATCACGCAAGGTGATGGTTGTTGCGGATCACCTAAAATTCGAGCGTAAGGCACCGCTGACCATCTGCTCCCTTGCTGATGTTGCGGTTATTTTTACGGATGCCAAGTTACCCGGTGAATTGTCCGCAAGATGCGACGCTTGGGGCACCCGTGTCATAACTGCATGA
- the glpD gene encoding glycerol-3-phosphate dehydrogenase, whose product MDQRENQEIVDLFVIGGGINGCGIARDAVGRGLSVELAEMNDLASATSSASTKLFHGGLRYLEYWEVRLVREALIERETLLKAMPHISWPMRFVLPYHKDMRFEGDTPTSKVLSIVMPWMKGRRPSWLIRFGLFLYDNLGGRKILKGTTSLKLAGTPEGAPLQERFEKAYEYSDCWIEDSRLVVLNARDAEARGAKINVRTKVISAEQVDGTWQITLEENESGKRRMVTARMLVNAGGPWVEDIIRNTVRINSTEGVRLVRGSHVVTPKLYDHDKCYFFQGEDGRIIFTIPYETDFTLIGTTDADHEDVNQKPVCTPEEQDYLIKFASKYLKKPVTTDDVVWTYSGVRPLYNDGATSATAATRDYVLKVDKSAGAPILNVFGGKITTYRRLAETALEKIAPFFPQTGDPWTAGVPLPGGDFPVDGVAALMERLKTQYPFLNARWVSRLVKAYGLDAFDVLGDAKTQADLGQDFGANLTEREVNWLIRNEYVRSADDIIWRRSKLGLRLTKKEIDVLDGWMAKSTADLLQQHAG is encoded by the coding sequence TTGGATCAGCGTGAAAATCAGGAAATTGTCGATCTTTTCGTCATTGGCGGGGGCATCAATGGATGTGGCATTGCCCGTGACGCGGTTGGCCGTGGACTGAGTGTTGAGCTGGCCGAAATGAACGACCTGGCATCTGCCACCTCCTCCGCCTCCACAAAGCTTTTTCACGGCGGATTGCGGTATCTGGAATACTGGGAAGTCCGCCTTGTCCGCGAAGCATTGATTGAGCGGGAGACCCTGCTCAAGGCGATGCCACACATTTCTTGGCCGATGCGGTTTGTCCTGCCGTACCACAAAGACATGCGGTTCGAGGGCGATACGCCAACATCAAAAGTGCTGAGTATTGTGATGCCCTGGATGAAAGGGAGGCGTCCGTCATGGCTTATCCGGTTTGGTCTGTTCTTGTATGACAATCTGGGCGGGCGCAAGATTCTGAAGGGCACAACATCGCTCAAACTGGCGGGAACGCCAGAAGGTGCGCCGCTGCAGGAACGGTTTGAAAAAGCCTACGAATATTCTGACTGCTGGATTGAAGACAGCAGACTGGTCGTTCTCAATGCCCGTGACGCCGAAGCACGTGGCGCGAAGATCAATGTGCGCACCAAGGTCATTTCCGCAGAACAGGTTGATGGCACCTGGCAGATCACACTTGAAGAAAACGAAAGCGGCAAACGCCGGATGGTCACGGCGCGCATGTTGGTGAATGCGGGCGGCCCTTGGGTCGAGGATATCATTCGCAACACGGTTCGGATCAATTCCACCGAAGGTGTGCGGTTGGTGCGCGGCAGCCATGTTGTGACGCCCAAGCTTTATGACCACGACAAGTGTTATTTCTTTCAGGGTGAAGACGGACGGATCATTTTCACGATTCCCTACGAGACCGATTTCACATTGATCGGGACCACGGATGCCGACCATGAAGACGTCAATCAAAAACCGGTCTGCACCCCCGAGGAACAGGATTACCTGATCAAGTTTGCGTCCAAGTACCTGAAAAAGCCGGTCACGACCGACGATGTCGTCTGGACCTATTCGGGCGTGCGCCCGCTTTACAATGATGGCGCAACCTCGGCGACGGCTGCGACCCGCGACTATGTTCTGAAGGTCGATAAATCTGCCGGTGCGCCGATCCTGAATGTGTTTGGTGGAAAGATTACGACCTATCGCAGGCTGGCAGAAACCGCGCTGGAAAAGATCGCACCGTTTTTCCCACAGACCGGGGATCCATGGACGGCTGGCGTGCCCCTGCCCGGCGGTGATTTTCCGGTGGATGGTGTTGCCGCGCTGATGGAGCGGCTGAAAACGCAGTATCCCTTCCTGAATGCGCGCTGGGTTTCACGTCTGGTCAAGGCCTATGGCCTGGATGCGTTTGATGTCCTTGGCGATGCAAAAACCCAAGCTGACCTTGGGCAGGATTTTGGGGCCAATCTGACCGAACGGGAAGTGAACTGGCTTATCCGAAACGAATACGTACGCAGCGCTGATGACATCATCTGGCGGCGGTCCAAACTGGGCCTCAGGCTCACGAAGAAAGAAATCGACGTGCTGGATGGATGGATGGCAAAATCGACCGCCGATCTGTTGCAGCAACACGCAGGGTAA
- a CDS encoding carbohydrate ABC transporter permease translates to MNKTVNQKAWFLILPVLLLVAFSAVIPLMTVVNYSVQDTFGNNQFFWAGLDWFKEMLSSQRMWDALGRQIVFSAIILAIEIPLGIFVALNMPKKGVWASLCLVLMSLPLLIPWNVVGTIWQIFGRVDIGLLGYTLAALGIDYNYTQDFYAAWITVIVMDVWHWTSLVALLAYAGLQSIPDAYYQAAKIDQASRWKVFRFIELPKIMGVLMIAILLRFMDSFMIYTEPFVVTGGGPGNSTTFLSIDLVKMALGQFDLGPAAAFSIMYYLVILLVSYVFYTVMTNLDKRDGH, encoded by the coding sequence ATGAATAAGACAGTCAATCAAAAGGCATGGTTCCTCATTCTGCCCGTTCTTTTGCTCGTCGCCTTTTCAGCCGTGATCCCGCTGATGACAGTCGTCAACTATTCGGTGCAGGACACATTCGGCAACAACCAGTTTTTTTGGGCAGGCCTTGATTGGTTCAAAGAGATGTTATCGTCGCAACGCATGTGGGACGCATTGGGCCGCCAGATCGTCTTTTCCGCGATCATTCTGGCCATCGAAATTCCACTTGGTATTTTTGTCGCGCTGAACATGCCCAAAAAGGGTGTTTGGGCCTCGTTGTGCCTGGTGCTGATGTCTTTGCCGCTGCTCATTCCATGGAATGTGGTGGGCACGATCTGGCAGATTTTCGGACGTGTCGATATTGGCCTGCTTGGCTACACGCTTGCCGCACTGGGCATCGACTATAACTATACGCAAGACTTCTATGCCGCATGGATCACGGTCATCGTGATGGATGTCTGGCACTGGACATCGCTTGTTGCCCTGTTGGCCTATGCCGGCCTGCAATCCATTCCTGACGCCTATTATCAGGCCGCCAAAATTGATCAGGCCAGCCGCTGGAAGGTATTCCGCTTTATCGAGCTGCCCAAAATCATGGGCGTTCTGATGATTGCGATCCTTTTGCGGTTCATGGACAGCTTCATGATCTACACCGAGCCTTTCGTGGTGACAGGGGGTGGGCCCGGCAACTCGACCACATTCTTGTCGATTGATCTGGTCAAGATGGCGCTGGGACAGTTTGACCTTGGCCCTGCTGCGGCGTTCTCGATCATGTATTACCTCGTGATCCTGCTGGTCTCTTACGTGTTCTACACAGTGATGACGAACCTTGACAAAAGGGATGGCCACTAA
- a CDS encoding ABC transporter ATP-binding protein produces MSLVLEGVTKVVNGQTHIHRTDLELQAGTMNVLLGPTSSGKTSLMRLMAGLDVPNRGKVIWEGKDVTGMRVQDRGVAMVYQQFINYPSMTVYENIASPMRLLGQSKDQIDVAVKKAADLMKLSAFLDRKPLELSGGQQQRCALARALVKDAGLVLLDEPLANLDYKLREELRAEIPKIFEEAGSIFVYATTEPEEALLLGGNTATMWEGRITQFGKTPLVYRQPVNATTARVFSDPPMNFLKIRKSGDRIIFGEGQASAASGALAGLEDGSYLAGFRPNHLELKKQSADALEFSAKLHVTEITGSETFIHLDHQGESWVGLIHGVKDLKIGAPLDVYLSPEHVYIFAEDGTSVAPASYATAA; encoded by the coding sequence ATGTCACTTGTTCTAGAGGGCGTGACCAAGGTCGTGAACGGCCAGACACATATTCATCGGACCGATCTGGAACTTCAGGCCGGCACCATGAACGTGCTGCTTGGGCCAACGTCATCTGGCAAGACGTCGTTGATGCGTTTGATGGCGGGTCTCGATGTGCCCAACCGTGGCAAGGTGATCTGGGAAGGCAAGGACGTGACAGGCATGCGCGTTCAAGACCGGGGCGTTGCGATGGTCTATCAGCAATTCATCAATTATCCGTCGATGACGGTCTATGAAAACATTGCCAGTCCGATGCGCCTTTTGGGGCAGTCGAAAGATCAGATTGATGTGGCTGTCAAGAAAGCCGCGGACCTTATGAAACTCTCTGCATTTCTTGATCGCAAACCGCTGGAGCTTTCGGGTGGCCAACAACAACGCTGCGCGCTGGCGCGTGCGCTGGTGAAAGACGCCGGCCTGGTTTTGCTGGATGAACCTTTGGCGAACCTTGACTACAAGCTGCGCGAAGAGTTGCGTGCCGAGATCCCGAAGATTTTTGAAGAAGCCGGCTCCATCTTTGTCTACGCCACAACCGAACCCGAAGAAGCCCTGTTGCTGGGTGGCAATACCGCCACGATGTGGGAAGGCCGGATCACCCAATTTGGAAAGACGCCGCTTGTGTACAGACAGCCCGTCAACGCCACGACAGCGCGGGTGTTTTCTGATCCGCCGATGAATTTTCTCAAAATTCGGAAATCAGGTGACAGGATCATTTTCGGGGAAGGTCAGGCCTCAGCAGCTTCCGGTGCGCTTGCGGGGTTGGAGGACGGCAGCTATCTCGCCGGGTTCCGTCCGAACCATCTGGAGCTGAAAAAACAGAGCGCAGATGCGTTGGAATTCAGTGCAAAACTGCACGTGACCGAAATCACAGGATCCGAGACATTCATCCACCTCGATCATCAGGGCGAAAGCTGGGTCGGACTGATCCATGGGGTCAAGGATTTGAAAATTGGCGCGCCATTGGACGTCTATCTGAGCCCGGAACATGTTTACATCTTTGCAGAAGACGGCACTTCAGTCGCCCCTGCCTCATATGCAACCGCAGCCTGA
- a CDS encoding ABC transporter substrate-binding protein, which yields MNLRLKGTTAIGLAACMLAAPAFADMDAAKAFLDSEIGDMSTLSRAEQEAELQFFVDAAAPYAGMSINVVSETIGTHTYESTVLAPAFEAITGIKVTHDLIGEGDVVEKLQTQMQSGENIYDAYINDSDLIGTHWRYQQARNLTDWMAGDGAAVTNPNLDLADFIGLSFTTGPDGKVYQLPDQQFANLYWFRYDWFNDEQNKADFKEKYGYDLGVPVNWSAYEDIAEFFTGRDLSRLGVEGEVFGNMDYGKKDPSLGWRYTDAWLSMAGAGDIGEPNGLPVDEWGIRVNENSQPVGSCVARGGATNGPAAVYAVTKAIEWLEKYSPPAAAGMTFSEAGPIPAQGNIAQQMFWYTAFTAASVEPDLPVMNEDGTPKWRMAPSPHGAYWVEGTKIGYQDAGSWTLMESTPVDRAQAAWLYAQFVTSKTVDVKKSHVGLTFIRESTIQHESFTERAPKLGGLIEFYRSPARVQWSPTGTNVPDYPKLAQLWWQNIGDAMSGAKTPQEALDALCADQEKVLIRLERAGVQGDIGPVMNEERDPSYWLEQPGSPKAKLENEDEDPVTISYDELIKSWQ from the coding sequence ATGAACTTGCGACTTAAAGGAACCACTGCGATAGGTCTTGCTGCTTGCATGCTTGCCGCACCTGCGTTCGCTGACATGGATGCCGCCAAGGCATTCCTTGACAGCGAAATCGGGGATATGTCGACGCTGTCGCGCGCCGAACAGGAAGCTGAACTTCAGTTTTTTGTCGATGCGGCAGCACCCTATGCGGGCATGTCGATCAACGTTGTGTCAGAAACGATTGGGACCCACACGTATGAGTCCACCGTTCTGGCACCTGCGTTCGAAGCGATCACCGGCATCAAGGTCACCCATGACCTGATCGGTGAAGGTGACGTTGTTGAAAAGCTGCAGACCCAGATGCAGTCGGGCGAAAACATCTATGACGCCTATATCAACGACAGCGATCTGATTGGCACCCATTGGCGCTACCAGCAGGCCCGCAACCTGACCGACTGGATGGCCGGCGACGGTGCGGCTGTCACCAACCCGAACCTCGATCTGGCGGACTTCATCGGTCTGTCGTTCACAACTGGCCCGGATGGCAAAGTCTATCAATTGCCTGACCAGCAGTTCGCGAACTTGTATTGGTTCCGCTATGACTGGTTCAACGACGAGCAGAACAAGGCCGACTTCAAAGAAAAGTATGGCTACGATCTGGGTGTTCCGGTCAACTGGTCGGCCTACGAGGACATCGCTGAATTCTTTACCGGGCGTGACCTGTCGCGTCTTGGTGTCGAAGGCGAAGTCTTTGGCAACATGGACTACGGCAAGAAAGACCCCTCATTGGGTTGGCGCTATACTGATGCGTGGCTTTCCATGGCCGGTGCCGGCGACATTGGTGAGCCGAACGGCCTGCCTGTGGACGAATGGGGCATCCGGGTGAATGAAAATTCACAGCCCGTAGGTTCCTGTGTTGCCCGTGGTGGTGCGACCAACGGCCCGGCAGCAGTCTATGCTGTGACCAAAGCAATCGAATGGCTGGAAAAGTACTCTCCTCCAGCCGCCGCTGGTATGACGTTCTCTGAAGCAGGCCCAATTCCTGCGCAGGGCAATATCGCACAGCAGATGTTCTGGTACACGGCCTTTACTGCCGCGTCAGTAGAACCTGATCTGCCCGTGATGAACGAAGATGGCACGCCAAAGTGGCGCATGGCACCTTCGCCGCATGGTGCATATTGGGTTGAGGGAACCAAGATCGGCTATCAGGATGCTGGTTCATGGACGCTGATGGAATCCACACCAGTTGATCGTGCACAGGCGGCGTGGCTTTACGCGCAGTTCGTGACATCCAAAACTGTCGACGTAAAGAAAAGCCATGTTGGCCTGACGTTCATTCGTGAATCGACGATCCAGCATGAGAGCTTTACAGAGCGTGCGCCAAAACTGGGTGGATTGATCGAATTCTATCGCTCACCAGCACGGGTTCAGTGGTCGCCAACCGGCACCAACGTTCCTGACTATCCGAAGCTAGCTCAGCTGTGGTGGCAGAACATTGGCGACGCAATGTCGGGTGCCAAGACACCACAAGAAGCACTCGACGCATTGTGCGCAGATCAGGAAAAAGTCCTGATCCGTCTGGAGCGTGCAGGTGTGCAAGGCGACATTGGTCCGGTTATGAACGAAGAACGGGATCCGTCCTACTGGCTTGAGCAGCCCGGTTCGCCCAAGGCAAAACTGGAAAACGAAGACGAAGATCCGGTTACGATCTCTTATGACGAGCTGATCAAATCCTGGCAGTAA
- a CDS encoding carbohydrate ABC transporter permease — protein MSDFTVSAPKSRSIGLPKIKGNAIVMGLYLLFLLLPIYWLLTMSLKTNSEILNSFTLWPRNLTFDNYVTILTDASWYTGYLNSMAYVVMNMVISLLVALPAAYAFSRYTFMGDKHLFFWLLTNRMAPPAVFALPFFQLYSSVGLFDTHIAVALAHCLFNVPLAVWILEGFMRGVPKEIDETAYIDGYSFPRFFLRIFTPLVASGIGVTAFFLFMFSWVELLLSRTLTSVDAKPIAATMTRTVGAAGIDWGVLAAAGVLTILPGTLVIYFVRNYIAKGFALGRV, from the coding sequence ATGTCTGATTTTACAGTTTCCGCCCCAAAGTCACGCAGCATTGGATTGCCCAAAATCAAGGGCAACGCCATCGTCATGGGTCTCTATCTGCTGTTTTTGCTGCTGCCGATTTACTGGTTGTTGACAATGAGCCTCAAGACCAACTCGGAGATCCTGAACAGCTTTACCTTATGGCCACGCAACCTCACGTTCGACAATTACGTGACAATCCTGACCGATGCGTCATGGTACACAGGCTACCTCAATTCGATGGCCTATGTTGTGATGAACATGGTCATCTCACTTCTCGTCGCCCTGCCCGCTGCGTATGCCTTTAGCCGCTATACTTTCATGGGGGACAAGCATCTGTTCTTTTGGCTGTTGACCAACCGGATGGCCCCACCTGCAGTTTTCGCGCTGCCGTTCTTTCAGCTTTACAGCTCAGTTGGGCTGTTTGATACGCACATTGCCGTGGCCCTGGCGCACTGTCTGTTCAACGTGCCCCTGGCGGTCTGGATTCTTGAGGGGTTCATGCGCGGTGTGCCCAAGGAAATTGACGAGACCGCCTATATCGACGGCTATTCGTTTCCCCGGTTCTTCTTGCGGATTTTCACGCCGCTTGTAGCCTCGGGGATCGGTGTCACCGCGTTCTTTCTGTTCATGTTCAGCTGGGTTGAATTGCTGCTTAGCCGGACGCTGACCAGCGTGGATGCCAAACCGATTGCGGCAACAATGACCCGCACCGTCGGTGCCGCAGGGATTGATTGGGGCGTCTTGGCCGCGGCGGGTGTTCTGACAATCCTGCCCGGCACCTTGGTGATCTACTTTGTCCGCAACTACATTGCCAAGGGTTTTGCCCTGGGCCGCGTGTAA
- a CDS encoding ABC transporter ATP-binding protein, producing the protein MAKITLENLAHSYLPNPTSEEDYALKELNHDWIDGEAYALLGSSGCGKSTLLNIISGLLHPSQGRILFNDRDVTMSPTTQRNIAQVFQFPVVYDTMTVRDNLAFPLRNRGADAAYVRDRVQQIAAMIGMEATLDRKARGLTADAKQKISLGRGMVREDVNALLFDEPLTVIDPHMKWELRTQLKSLHHEFGHTMIYVTHDQTEALTFADKVVVMFDGRVVQMGTPQQLFEQPEHTFVGYFIGSPGMNVLEAKVNGDKAVVAGTEISLGKGFGTPTGKVELGVRPEFTSLSSGDEGLPVTIRRVEDVGRHKIVRADFHGTEINILAPESANISPDMNRVVFDMAGINVYSDSWRVAPKAA; encoded by the coding sequence ATGGCAAAAATAACCCTCGAAAATCTGGCGCATTCCTATCTTCCAAATCCCACGAGCGAAGAGGACTATGCCCTCAAAGAGCTCAACCACGATTGGATTGATGGCGAAGCCTATGCGCTGCTGGGGTCATCCGGGTGCGGCAAGTCCACACTATTGAACATCATTTCCGGCCTGCTGCATCCAAGCCAGGGACGTATCCTGTTTAATGACCGCGACGTCACCATGTCCCCGACCACGCAACGCAATATTGCGCAAGTTTTCCAGTTTCCCGTGGTCTATGACACCATGACAGTGCGCGACAATCTGGCATTCCCGCTGCGCAATCGGGGTGCCGATGCCGCCTATGTGCGCGACCGGGTTCAACAAATTGCGGCGATGATCGGCATGGAGGCCACGCTTGACCGCAAGGCGCGTGGGCTGACGGCGGATGCCAAGCAAAAGATATCTTTGGGCCGTGGCATGGTACGCGAAGATGTGAATGCGCTGCTTTTTGATGAACCGCTGACCGTCATTGACCCGCACATGAAATGGGAACTGCGCACGCAACTTAAATCCCTGCATCATGAATTTGGTCACACGATGATCTATGTGACCCACGATCAGACCGAGGCGTTGACCTTTGCTGACAAAGTTGTCGTGATGTTCGACGGCCGCGTTGTGCAAATGGGAACACCTCAGCAGCTATTTGAGCAGCCAGAGCATACCTTTGTTGGCTACTTCATCGGCTCGCCAGGCATGAATGTCCTCGAGGCCAAGGTGAACGGCGACAAGGCCGTTGTCGCAGGCACAGAGATTTCGCTGGGCAAGGGGTTTGGAACCCCGACAGGCAAAGTCGAGCTTGGTGTGCGCCCTGAATTCACCTCGCTCAGCTCTGGCGATGAAGGATTGCCAGTGACGATCAGGCGGGTGGAAGATGTCGGCCGCCACAAGATCGTGCGCGCCGATTTCCATGGGACTGAGATCAACATCCTCGCCCCGGAAAGTGCAAACATTTCCCCCGATATGAACCGCGTTGTTTTCGATATGGCGGGCATCAACGTCTATTCCGACAGCTGGCGCGTCGCGCCCAAGGCGGCCTGA
- the glpK gene encoding glycerol kinase GlpK, giving the protein MTYVLAIDQGTTSTRAILFDSTMTAVASAQEQFPQHFPDSGWVEHDPHDLWDTTTATCRGAIERCGISASQITAIGITNQRETVVVWDKNTGDPIHNAIVWQDRRTAEQCRTLRDGGHEAMITARTGLLLDPYFSSTKLAWILNNVEGVRKRAANGELLFGTVDSFLIWKLTGGAVHATDATNAARTMLYDIHKGRWSSTICKLLDIPMQMLPEVKDCAADFGHTQSDLFGAEIPIHGVAGDQQAATIGQACFEPGMLKSTYGTGCFALLNTGETPVVSENRLLTTIAYQLDGKPTYALEGSIFVAGAVVQWLRDGLQIIKDAAETQGLAEQADPHQNVVLVPAFVGLGAPYWNPDCRGAVFGLTRGTGPAEMAKAALESVGYQTRDLLEAMAADWQATGVQPTLRVDGGMAASDWAMQFLSDIIAAPVDRPKNQETTALGVAWLAGMRAGVYPDQQTFAASWTQDTQFNPTMDEIQRETKYASWKKAVQATLGF; this is encoded by the coding sequence ATGACCTATGTTCTGGCCATCGACCAAGGTACGACATCGACCCGTGCGATCTTGTTTGACAGCACGATGACGGCTGTCGCCAGTGCACAAGAACAGTTTCCGCAACATTTCCCCGACTCCGGCTGGGTTGAACATGACCCCCACGATCTGTGGGATACAACCACCGCCACATGCCGCGGGGCGATCGAACGCTGCGGCATTTCAGCGTCACAGATCACCGCGATCGGGATCACCAATCAGCGCGAAACCGTGGTTGTCTGGGACAAGAATACCGGCGACCCCATTCACAATGCCATCGTCTGGCAAGACCGCCGCACCGCAGAGCAATGCCGCACCCTGCGCGACGGCGGACATGAAGCGATGATCACCGCCCGCACCGGGCTTTTGCTTGATCCCTATTTCTCAAGCACCAAGCTCGCGTGGATTTTGAACAACGTCGAGGGCGTGCGCAAACGTGCTGCCAATGGCGAGTTGTTGTTTGGCACAGTCGACAGTTTCCTGATCTGGAAGCTCACTGGCGGTGCGGTTCACGCCACCGATGCCACGAACGCCGCGCGCACGATGCTTTATGACATTCACAAAGGACGGTGGAGCAGCACGATATGCAAACTGCTCGACATACCGATGCAAATGTTGCCTGAGGTGAAAGACTGCGCCGCTGATTTTGGGCACACGCAGTCAGATTTGTTTGGCGCGGAAATCCCGATCCATGGCGTCGCCGGGGATCAGCAGGCCGCGACCATCGGGCAGGCCTGCTTTGAACCGGGGATGTTGAAATCGACCTACGGCACCGGGTGCTTTGCCCTTCTGAATACCGGCGAAACGCCCGTTGTGTCGGAGAACCGGCTGCTGACAACGATCGCCTATCAGTTGGATGGAAAGCCAACCTATGCCCTCGAAGGGTCAATCTTTGTCGCCGGTGCAGTGGTGCAATGGTTGCGCGATGGCCTGCAGATCATCAAGGATGCGGCCGAAACCCAAGGACTGGCCGAACAGGCGGACCCGCATCAAAATGTCGTGCTTGTGCCCGCCTTTGTCGGGTTGGGCGCGCCTTATTGGAACCCTGATTGCCGCGGTGCTGTATTTGGCCTGACCCGCGGGACCGGGCCCGCCGAAATGGCCAAGGCCGCCCTTGAAAGCGTAGGGTATCAGACGCGCGACCTGCTCGAAGCGATGGCGGCAGACTGGCAGGCAACAGGGGTTCAGCCCACGTTGCGGGTGGATGGCGGCATGGCCGCAAGTGACTGGGCGATGCAATTTCTGTCTGACATTATTGCAGCCCCCGTGGACCGTCCCAAGAACCAGGAAACCACAGCACTTGGGGTTGCATGGCTCGCTGGTATGCGCGCCGGGGTGTACCCGGATCAGCAGACCTTTGCGGCGTCCTGGACACAGGACACACAATTCAATCCGACAATGGACGAGATTCAACGAGAGACGAAATACGCATCCTGGAAGAAGGCCGTTCAGGCCACCTTGGGGTTTTAG
- a CDS encoding DUF2160 domain-containing protein, giving the protein MEWMAWTWPTAAFFGIIAATLITFTILAIKYPEVPRNGILRIETTRGDRLFITLLGSAFINLAWLGLLDAPQWGALIVSLFYAIAVFRWV; this is encoded by the coding sequence ATGGAATGGATGGCTTGGACTTGGCCCACCGCCGCTTTCTTCGGCATCATCGCGGCCACGCTGATCACCTTTACGATCCTGGCAATCAAATATCCCGAAGTGCCGCGCAACGGTATTCTTCGGATCGAAACGACGCGGGGTGACAGGTTGTTCATCACGCTATTGGGCTCGGCTTTTATCAATCTGGCCTGGCTCGGACTGCTCGATGCCCCCCAATGGGGTGCGCTGATTGTAAGTCTGTTTTACGCCATAGCGGTTTTCCGCTGGGTTTAA